One window of the Anaeromyxobacter dehalogenans 2CP-C genome contains the following:
- a CDS encoding 2Fe-2S iron-sulfur cluster-binding protein, with protein MAEEKKPDAAPPKPPGPPAPPPPKNPGFVTAIVDGKEVVVKPGTTVIEAAKAVGIDIPYYCYHKRLSIAANCRMCLVEMSNAPGGKLMPACQMPVAEGVTVKTDTPRVKDQQRATLEFLLLNHPVDCSICDQAGECKLQDYYMAYDRQPSRLDVPKVMKGKRVELGPTVTLDQERCILCTRCVRFMREVAENPQLGVAQRGNESFITTFPGQPLDDKYAGNVVDICPVGALTSTDFRFRGRVWFMSSARSVCTGCARGCNTFLDYLNDVTYRYRPRENDAVNEEWMCDDGRTSYKYLNAGRVLVAREGRGANAQPLPRKVAPRRAAEVLLPHVAAGSLAVLLSPVASLEDLLVACKVAKEGLKVGEVYAGGRADGWQDDFLKRADENPNRKGLELAAAAYGLAVRPFADLVAAAGAGKVKGLWAVGTEVPDAKAAEKLGALEIVAQSYGDAALAQHAAVLLPASPHSEMDGTFVNFEGRAQRFEMAYFPKGESRPHWALAAELGAALGLPLAFASGREVFAALGPQLGSALGDFAWDSLPSTGSRLGIVPLAAGTVDGRLPGNRDRVPSETTEDYRRAMSRTS; from the coding sequence ATGGCTGAAGAGAAGAAGCCCGACGCCGCGCCGCCCAAGCCGCCCGGCCCCCCGGCGCCGCCGCCGCCGAAGAACCCCGGCTTCGTCACCGCGATCGTGGACGGGAAGGAAGTCGTGGTGAAGCCCGGCACGACCGTCATCGAGGCGGCCAAGGCGGTCGGGATCGACATCCCGTACTACTGCTACCACAAGCGCCTCAGCATCGCGGCCAACTGCCGGATGTGCCTGGTGGAGATGTCGAACGCGCCCGGCGGCAAGCTCATGCCGGCCTGCCAGATGCCGGTGGCCGAGGGCGTGACGGTGAAGACCGACACGCCGCGCGTGAAGGACCAGCAGCGCGCCACGCTCGAGTTCCTGCTGCTCAACCACCCGGTCGACTGCTCCATCTGCGACCAGGCCGGCGAGTGCAAGCTGCAGGACTACTACATGGCCTACGACCGGCAGCCCTCGCGGCTGGACGTGCCGAAGGTCATGAAGGGCAAGCGCGTCGAGCTCGGGCCCACCGTGACGCTGGATCAGGAGCGCTGCATCCTGTGCACGCGCTGCGTCCGCTTCATGCGCGAGGTGGCCGAGAACCCGCAGCTCGGCGTCGCCCAGCGCGGCAACGAGAGCTTCATCACCACGTTCCCCGGCCAGCCGCTCGACGACAAGTACGCCGGCAACGTGGTGGACATCTGCCCGGTCGGCGCGCTCACCTCGACCGACTTCCGGTTCCGCGGCCGCGTGTGGTTCATGAGCTCGGCCCGCTCCGTCTGCACCGGCTGCGCGCGCGGCTGCAACACGTTCCTCGACTACCTGAACGACGTCACCTACCGGTATCGCCCGCGCGAGAACGACGCCGTGAACGAGGAGTGGATGTGCGACGACGGGCGCACGTCCTACAAGTACCTGAACGCCGGCCGCGTGCTGGTGGCGCGCGAGGGCCGGGGCGCGAACGCGCAGCCGCTCCCCCGCAAGGTCGCGCCGCGGCGCGCCGCGGAGGTGCTGCTGCCGCACGTCGCGGCGGGCTCGCTCGCGGTGCTGCTGTCGCCGGTCGCGTCGCTCGAGGACCTCCTGGTGGCCTGCAAGGTCGCGAAGGAGGGGCTCAAGGTCGGCGAGGTCTACGCCGGCGGCCGCGCCGACGGCTGGCAGGACGACTTCCTGAAGCGCGCCGACGAGAACCCCAACCGCAAGGGCCTGGAGCTCGCCGCGGCGGCGTACGGCCTCGCGGTCCGGCCGTTCGCGGACCTGGTGGCCGCGGCCGGCGCCGGCAAGGTGAAGGGGCTCTGGGCGGTCGGCACCGAGGTGCCCGACGCGAAGGCCGCCGAGAAGCTCGGCGCGCTGGAGATCGTGGCGCAGTCGTACGGCGACGCGGCGCTCGCGCAGCACGCCGCCGTGCTCCTGCCCGCCTCGCCGCACTCGGAGATGGACGGCACGTTCGTCAACTTCGAGGGGCGGGCGCAGCGCTTCGAGATGGCGTACTTCCCGAAGGGCGAGTCGCGGCCGCACTGGGCGCTCGCCGCCGAGCTCGGGGCGGCGCTGGGGCTGCCGCTCGCCTTCGCGAGCGGCCGCGAGGTGTTCGCGGCCCTGGGGCCGCAGCTCGGGAGCGCCCTGGGCGACTTCGCCTGGGACTCGCTGCCGTCCACCGGCAGTCGGCTCGGGATCGTGCCGCTCGCCGCCGGGACCGTGGACGGCCGCCTGCCGGGCAACCGCGACCGCGTGCCGTCCGAGACCACCGAGGATTACCGCCGCGCGATGTCGCGCACGTCGTAG
- a CDS encoding NADH-quinone oxidoreductase subunit D, translated as MSEAKGVGGIDPRATPGSAGAGERPPMGTVSRAGDGELYAPMPSKHMVINLGPSHPAMHGVTRAVVELNGEIIEEMKLDIGFLHRGFEKSCENVTWGQVFPYTDRLNYVSSIMNNVGFALAVEKLAKLEIPERARYLRVITSEIHRICDHLTLVGAMAMELGAMTVFLYGIEARDLLWDRLAELCGARLTSNYARIGGVARDMPEGWQEKTLKVLDRVVAIREEIGQLLNRNRIFIDRCLNTGKVSREDALELGFTGPCLRASGEPYDIRKAAPYLVYDRLDFDIPVGSNGDNFDRYLMRMEEMRQSDKIIRQCFEQMAPGEIIVQDFRYALPPKPLVYGTIEGVMAHFKLVMEGIKVPAGEVYSYTEAANGELGFYVVSDGGGRPYKLGLRAPGWPMLAALPVMTKGSLLSDLIPTFDSINMIGGEVEQ; from the coding sequence ATGAGCGAGGCGAAGGGAGTCGGAGGCATCGATCCGCGGGCGACGCCGGGCAGCGCCGGCGCCGGCGAGCGGCCGCCCATGGGGACGGTGTCCCGGGCGGGCGACGGCGAGCTGTACGCGCCGATGCCCTCGAAGCACATGGTCATCAACCTCGGCCCGTCGCACCCGGCCATGCACGGGGTGACCCGCGCCGTGGTGGAGCTGAACGGCGAGATCATCGAGGAGATGAAGCTGGACATCGGCTTCCTCCACCGCGGCTTCGAGAAGAGCTGCGAGAACGTGACCTGGGGCCAGGTGTTCCCGTACACCGACCGGCTCAACTACGTCAGCTCCATCATGAACAACGTGGGGTTCGCGCTGGCGGTCGAGAAGCTCGCCAAGCTCGAGATCCCCGAGCGCGCCCGGTACCTGCGCGTCATCACCAGCGAGATCCACCGCATCTGCGACCACCTCACGCTGGTGGGCGCCATGGCGATGGAGCTCGGCGCGATGACCGTGTTCCTGTACGGCATCGAGGCCCGCGACCTGCTCTGGGACCGCCTCGCCGAGCTGTGCGGCGCGCGGCTCACCTCGAACTACGCGCGCATCGGCGGCGTGGCCCGCGACATGCCCGAGGGCTGGCAGGAGAAGACGCTGAAGGTGCTGGACCGCGTGGTCGCGATCCGCGAGGAGATCGGCCAGCTCCTCAACCGCAACCGCATCTTCATCGACCGCTGCCTGAACACCGGCAAGGTGTCGCGCGAGGACGCGCTCGAGCTGGGCTTCACCGGCCCGTGCCTGCGCGCCTCCGGCGAGCCGTACGACATCCGCAAGGCGGCGCCGTACCTGGTCTACGACCGGCTCGACTTCGACATCCCGGTGGGCTCGAACGGCGACAACTTCGACCGCTACCTCATGCGCATGGAGGAGATGCGGCAGTCGGACAAGATCATCCGCCAGTGCTTCGAGCAGATGGCGCCCGGCGAGATCATCGTGCAGGACTTCCGCTACGCCCTGCCGCCCAAGCCGCTCGTGTACGGCACCATCGAGGGCGTGATGGCGCACTTCAAGCTGGTGATGGAGGGGATCAAGGTCCCGGCCGGCGAGGTGTACAGCTACACCGAGGCCGCCAACGGCGAGCTGGGCTTCTACGTCGTCTCCGACGGCGGGGGCCGCCCCTACAAGCTCGGCCTGCGCGCGCCGGGCTGGCCGATGCTGGCCGCCCTGCCGGTGATGACCAAGGGTTCGCTGCTGTCCGACCTCATCCCCACCTTCGACAGCATCAACATGATCGGCGGCGAGGTGGAGCAGTAG
- a CDS encoding NADH-quinone oxidoreductase subunit C has translation MSKAVIAALVERFPDAVHAPYEGVGGDDCAFVERSRIVDVCRFLKEEPSLAFNMAPYITAVDYLGATPRFEVVYNLLSTVHNKRVRLRVKVPEGPEGVVPSVTGLWRGADWFERYCWDMYGIPFSGHPDMRRLLMYDEFEGHPLRKDYPLRGRQPLVVEREVHDIFRGPGPASRD, from the coding sequence ATGTCCAAGGCCGTGATCGCCGCGCTCGTCGAGCGCTTCCCGGATGCCGTCCACGCCCCGTACGAGGGCGTCGGCGGCGACGACTGCGCGTTCGTGGAGCGGAGCCGGATCGTAGACGTGTGCCGCTTCCTGAAGGAGGAGCCGTCGCTCGCCTTCAACATGGCGCCGTACATCACGGCGGTGGACTACCTCGGGGCCACGCCGCGCTTCGAGGTCGTCTACAACCTGCTCTCGACCGTGCACAACAAGCGCGTCCGCCTGCGGGTGAAGGTGCCCGAGGGGCCGGAGGGCGTCGTGCCGTCGGTGACCGGCCTGTGGCGCGGCGCCGACTGGTTCGAGCGCTACTGCTGGGACATGTACGGCATCCCGTTCTCCGGGCACCCGGACATGCGCCGGCTGCTCATGTACGACGAGTTCGAGGGGCACCCGCTCCGCAAGGACTATCCGCTGCGCGGTCGCCAGCCGCTGGTGGTCGAGCGCGAGGTGCACGACATCTTCCGCGGGCCCGGGCCCGCGTCGCGCGACTAG
- a CDS encoding NADH-quinone oxidoreductase subunit B encodes MASELDGLPVIATRREEAEGFLQGLVSKSLGWARKYSLFTYPFVTACCGMEYMTMASARYDSDRFGAAMPRFSPRQADLLMVVGTVNCKQAPILQRIYEQMADPKWVMAFGVCASSGGFYDNYATVQGIDRIIPVDVYVPGCPPRPEQVLDGIMLLQKKIQNQSHKLIDRKPLPVIAGGPGR; translated from the coding sequence ATGGCATCGGAGCTCGACGGGCTGCCCGTCATCGCCACGCGCCGGGAAGAGGCGGAGGGGTTCCTCCAGGGCCTCGTCTCGAAGAGCCTCGGCTGGGCGCGAAAGTACTCGCTGTTCACCTATCCGTTCGTCACCGCCTGCTGTGGCATGGAGTACATGACCATGGCCTCGGCGCGGTACGACTCGGACCGCTTCGGCGCGGCCATGCCGCGGTTCTCGCCGCGCCAGGCCGACCTGCTGATGGTCGTCGGCACGGTGAACTGCAAGCAGGCGCCCATCCTCCAGCGCATCTACGAGCAGATGGCCGATCCGAAGTGGGTGATGGCGTTCGGCGTCTGCGCCAGCTCCGGCGGCTTCTACGACAACTACGCGACGGTGCAGGGCATCGACCGCATCATCCCGGTGGACGTCTACGTGCCGGGCTGCCCGCCGCGGCCGGAGCAGGTGCTCGACGGCATCATGCTGCTCCAGAAGAAGATCCAGAACCAGTCGCACAAGCTCATCGACCGCAAGCCGCTCCCGGTGATCGCGGGCGGCCCCGGCCGGTAG
- a CDS encoding NADH-quinone oxidoreductase subunit A produces MLTPLQIYFPIGVVLLVAVVLAFTMLGLANVLGPRRPSLVKQTPFECGSEPIGSARERFGVKFYVVALLFIVFDIEAIFLYPWAVLLLPDGQGYPGLGWPGFISMGIFVFTLVAGLVYVWKKGVLDWAD; encoded by the coding sequence ATGCTGACACCCCTGCAGATCTACTTCCCGATCGGCGTAGTCCTGCTGGTGGCGGTCGTTCTCGCCTTCACGATGCTCGGCCTGGCCAACGTGCTCGGACCGCGCAGACCCAGCCTGGTGAAGCAGACCCCGTTCGAGTGCGGATCGGAGCCGATCGGCTCCGCGCGCGAGCGGTTCGGCGTGAAGTTCTACGTCGTGGCGCTGCTCTTCATCGTGTTCGACATCGAGGCGATCTTCCTCTACCCGTGGGCCGTGCTGCTGCTGCCCGACGGCCAGGGCTACCCCGGCCTCGGCTGGCCCGGGTTCATCTCCATGGGGATCTTCGTGTTCACCCTGGTCGCGGGCCTCGTCTACGTCTGGAAGAAGGGCGTCCTCGACTGGGCGGATTAG